CACCGCACGCTGCCGCTCGGCTCGTACGTGCGCGTGACGAATCCGGCCACGAACGATTCGGTCGTGGTCCGCATCAACGATCGCGGACCGTACGTGCGCGGGCGCGTGATCGATTTGTCGTTTGCCGCGGCGCGGATGCTGCATCTGCAGCACGCGGGCACCGGGCGCGTGCAGATCGCGGGTCTGACGCAGAGCGAGGCCAAGGTCGAACAGGCAGAACTGCTCGCCGCGAACGGCAATCCAAGCGTCGAGAAGTAAGCGACGGTCTTCGCGCTCACGCCTTGGTTGAGCGCGTTGCCGCACGAAGGGCCGCTGCGCGCGGCCCTTCAGTCTTTTTTGAGCTGCAGCGCGCGCGCGTATAGCGCGTTACGCGGTGCGCCCGTAATGGCGGCCGCCATCTTTGCCGCACTGCTCACCGATACCTCTTCGAGCAAGATGCCGAGCAGCGTGTCGTGTTCATTTTCGCCTGCCGCTTGCGGCGCGGCGCCTTCCACCACGAGCACGAATTCGCCGCGTTGACGGTTCGCGTCTTCCGCGAGCCATGCTGGCCCTTCGGCCAGGGTGCAACCGTGCAGCGTCTCATGTAACTTCGTCAGCTCGCGTGCAATCAGCAGACGTCGCGCGCCGCCGAATGCATCGGCCAGTGCGTCGACGGTTTCGACGATTCGATGCGGCGCTTCGTAAAACACCATCGCATGCGGGTGCGCGGCCAATTGCTGAAGCTGCGCCGCGCGTTGCTTTGTTTTCGACGGCAGGAAGCCGAGAAACGAGAACGTCGCGACCCAGTCGCCGGCCGCGCTGAGTGCGGTCGCGAGCGCGCTTGCGCCAGGCAGCGGCACGATCGGCAGGTTCGCTTCGCGCACGGCATCGACGAGCTTCGCGCCCGGGTCCGAGATGCCGGGCGTGCCCGCGTCCGACACATATGCCACGCGCTCGCCCGCTTGCAGATGTTCGACGATGCGCAAGCCTGCGGCGCGCTCGTTGTGCTGATGCACGGCCATCAACGGTTTCGAAATGCCGTAGCGCGCGAGCAGTTGACCGGTGTTGCGCGTGTCTTCCGCGGCGATGCGATCGGCGAGTCCGAGCACGTGGAGCGCGCGCAGCGTGATGTCGGCGCTGTTGCCGATCGGCGTGGCGACCACGTATAGCGCGCCCTGCGGATAGTGCTGCTGTTGCGCGAGTTCGGAGAGAGAGGTCATGAGACTGAAGACGCAGACTGACGGAAGGAGCACGCCATTGTGCCACCACGCCGATGGCGGGAAGGCGGCGGCCACGCGCGCGGGCGCCAAACGCATCGCGCGATCGAACGCGACCACGGCGAGCGTCGGCGCGAAGTTCGAAGCGCACGCGCTTGCCTATCTGCAGCGGCAGCGCTTGCGCTTTGTCGCGCGCAACGTGGTGTGCCGCGGCGGCGAGATCGATCTCGTGATGCGCGACAGGGACGGCACGCTGGTGTTCGTCGAAGTGAGGGCGCGCGCCCGGACGCGCTACGGCGGCGCGTCCGCGAGTGTCGGCCGGCATAAGCGCGAGCGGCTCGTGCGTGCCGCGCAGTTCTACCTCGCGCGGCATCCGCACGAAGCTGCCGCGTGCCGTTTCGACGTGGTCGCGTTCGAAGCGGGGCGTCTTGTCTGGTTGCGCGATGCGTTTCGCGCAGACGATAGCTGAACTGCGCAACTGCAATCGTCAATCGTATGACGCGGGCGGCATGCGCCGCGCCCGAAGGCATTTGCTGCGCGCGAGGTGTTGAGCTGCGCGATAGGCCTCGCGAGTACGTTAAACTTGCGCCACGCGCATCGGGTATCGAACGCCGCGCCGCGAAAGCGGTCTGATGCTCGCAAGCGCAGGGTGCTCGACAATCTGCGCGCGAGGCGAATTCGCGATCGCAACGCGCTTCGCCGTATGGGGTCCCGCGCGATGCTCGACGCCCGCCCGATGCACGGTGCCAAGAGACGCGCAGTACAGAACGCGCAGTACAAGATAGAGAGTCGATGTCAGTCGAACGTATTCAACAGCACTTCCGCGACAGCGCGGCAGTGAACCTTGCCGCGGTGGACACCCTCGCGCTGCCGATTGCCGCCGCGGTCGACACGATGTTCGGCGCGCTTGCGAACGGCAATCGTATTCTCGCGTGCGGCAACGGCGGCTCGGCCGCTGCTGCTCAGCATTTCGCGGCCGGACTGATCGGCCGCTTCGAACGCGAACGGCCGGGAGTTCCGGCCGTTGCGTTGACAACCGACACATCGGTGCTCACGGCGCTCGCCAGCAATTACGCGTACGACGAGATCTTCGCGCGGCAGATTCGCGCGCTCGGCCAGCCCGGCGACGTGCTGCTCGCGATCACGACGTCCGGCAATCCGGCCAACGTGCTCGCGGCGATCGACGCCGCGCACGAGCGGGAGATGGTCGTGGTCGCGTTGACGGGCAGCGGCGGCGGGAACGCGAACGGCGTGCTGACCGACATCGATATCTCAATCTGCGTGCCGTCGGAACAGACCGCGCGCATTCAGGAAGTGCATCTGCTGACCATCCACTGTCTGTGCGACGGCATCGATGCGATGTTGCTGGGCGAAGAATGACTTCGAAGGAGAGCTAGTTGATGAGCGCATATCGCGTGAAAAGTACGCTTGTGAGGACCACGCTCGTGGTGGGGCTGGTTGCGGGCCTTGCCGCGACGCTGCAAGGCTGCGTGCTGGCAGTCGGGGCCGCCGCGGGCGGCGGCGCGCTCGTCGCGACGGACCGGCGCACGCTGGGCGCGCAGACCGAAGACCGCGAAATCCAGGTGAAGGCGATCTCGCAGATCAATGACGCTCTCGGCGACGGGTCGCACGTCAACGTGGCGGTCTTCAACCGGCGCGTGCTGCTGACCGGCGAAGTGCCTGACGAAGCATCGAAGCAGAAGGCGGCGACGATCGTGCGCGGCATCAATAACGTGCATGCGCTCGTCAACGAGCTGACCATCGGCCAGCCCATCGATTTCTCTGCGCGCACGAACGATACGTATCTCGAAGGGCGCGTGAAGACTGCGCTGATCGCCGAGAAGGATCTGTCGGCGAACAATTTCAAGGTGGTGGCGGAGGGCGGGGCGGTCTATCTGATGGGCCTCGTGACGCCGGACGAAGGCGCGCAGGGTGCGAATGTCGCGAGCCGCGTGCCGGGGGTGAGCCAGGTCGTCAAGGTGTTCCAGTACATCGAGCCTTCGGAAGCGGTGGCTGCGGCGGCCGCGGCGGCATCGGCGCCGAGCGCGTCGTCGCCCGAGGCGGCGGCAGCGCCCGAGGGCGTGACGACGGGGGCGGTGCCCGATGCGTCGGTGACGTCGAAGCCGCTTGATCAGCAGCCGCCGGCGCCGGTGTCGAATTCGAATGTGCAGCCGGGTAGTTCGCAGGTGGTGAAGTGAGGCGTCTGGGAAGCTTGGGGGGCGTTATTGAGGCGATGCAGCGTGCGGTGGTCGTGAGTGTGAAGACTGGGGCGCGTGCTGTAGTTGCTGGGTCGACGCTGATGGTGTTGACGGCGGCGGGCGCGGCGCACGCGGCTGAAACGCCGCGCGGTCTGCAGATCGCGCAGCGCAATGCATGCCTTGGCTGCCACGCGATCGATCGTAAGCTCGTCGGTCCGTCGTTCCAGCAGGTTGCGAGCCGCTACAAAGGCAACACGCAGGCGCAAACGATGCTCGAACATAAGGTGAAAGACGGCGGCTCCGGCGTGTGGGGGGCGATTCCAATGCCCGCCCATCCGGCGATGAGCGATGACGATATTCGTACCGTCGTCGATTGGGTGCTGGCCGGGGCTCCTTTGAAATGAAGGTTCCGGCCGTGGTCATTCTAAAAAAGCTTGTGCTAGAATTGCGCGACTCGTTGGGGCGGTAGCTCAGCTGGGAGAGCGTCGCGTTCGCAATGCGAAGGTCGTGAGTTCGATCCTCATCCGCTCCACCAAGAATTTCCTTTAAAACCGGTCACTTAGGCCGGTTTTTTCTTGCCGTTTCACTGTATTAGCCTCGGTCTTTTTTGGTCCAATCGGGTCTATTGATGTCCCGGATTTGTCCCGTTTGAGACGCGTTGCCGTGGCAAGCGGTGTCCCACGTGTCGTCGACCATAGTGACTCTGCCTTGACTCATCTAGTCAGACCAAAGACAATCCAGCTCGTAGTTATCCTGTACCCATGTGCCTTGACTTGGATCGGGAGATCCAAGGCCCACGTTGGCAAGCGCCGCCTGCGGGGGTTAACGACATGCAAACCGGCTATTACGGACGGAGCCGGAGCGACAGCGAGACAACGCACGCGTGCATGTCGAGGGACCGACAGAGGGCCACTCGGCCCGCCACTGGTACAACGCTTCTGCGTCTAGGCCGTTGGCTGGCGCGCACGTTCGGTAGCTCGCACGCTTTTGGCGTGTGGGCCGCCGGAGTTCGCCCATGTCAACAAAATTTCCCGTCGAACTGCTGACGCTCGGTCAGCTGTGTCTTCTTCTTCACAGAAAGCCCGCAACAGTCTATTCAGACATTGCAGCGAAACGCTTCGATCGTTTGCCGCCGATCGTGCGATTGCCCGGCCAACGGAAGTTGTTCTGGCGCAAGCAGGACGTGCATGACTGGATTGATCGACACGTTCAACCAGCAGTGGCGGCTACCGTTGATGTCCTCAGATCCCGCAAAGCGGCGTCGAAGGCCGACGGAGCAGCCGAGCCACAGGAATCACGTCGAAGCGGACGACCGACGAAACAAGAGCAGCTTAAACGTCGGGCAGCCGCGCGGGAGGGCCGATGAACTCCCCGGATGAGCAGACCTTGCCCCTGGTCCACGGGAGTGTTCGTCCTCGTCTTTCTCATCGTCAACAGATGAGCGCCGTTGTCGACCACGCGACGTGTCGCGAGCGAGCGGCGGCCGCGCCGATGAAATCTGCGGCTGATGCTATCTTCGCGAATCGGCCTGAGATCGTCCAGCGGGCCGCAGCACAAGAAGCGAAGCAGGCCGCGCAGCAAGCAAAGCTGGACGCGACTTTAGCTGAGAGTGTTGCCAACCAACAGCTTTCGCTCCCGTTCTGGCCGGCGAAGTGCCGCGCA
The nucleotide sequence above comes from Paraburkholderia sp. SOS3. Encoded proteins:
- the rsmI gene encoding 16S rRNA (cytidine(1402)-2'-O)-methyltransferase; translation: MTSLSELAQQQHYPQGALYVVATPIGNSADITLRALHVLGLADRIAAEDTRNTGQLLARYGISKPLMAVHQHNERAAGLRIVEHLQAGERVAYVSDAGTPGISDPGAKLVDAVREANLPIVPLPGASALATALSAAGDWVATFSFLGFLPSKTKQRAAQLQQLAAHPHAMVFYEAPHRIVETVDALADAFGGARRLLIARELTKLHETLHGCTLAEGPAWLAEDANRQRGEFVLVVEGAAPQAAGENEHDTLLGILLEEVSVSSAAKMAAAITGAPRNALYARALQLKKD
- a CDS encoding YraN family protein, translating into MRLKTQTDGRSTPLCHHADGGKAAATRAGAKRIARSNATTASVGAKFEAHALAYLQRQRLRFVARNVVCRGGEIDLVMRDRDGTLVFVEVRARARTRYGGASASVGRHKRERLVRAAQFYLARHPHEAAACRFDVVAFEAGRLVWLRDAFRADDS
- a CDS encoding phosphoheptose isomerase, which encodes MSVERIQQHFRDSAAVNLAAVDTLALPIAAAVDTMFGALANGNRILACGNGGSAAAAQHFAAGLIGRFERERPGVPAVALTTDTSVLTALASNYAYDEIFARQIRALGQPGDVLLAITTSGNPANVLAAIDAAHEREMVVVALTGSGGGNANGVLTDIDISICVPSEQTARIQEVHLLTIHCLCDGIDAMLLGEE
- a CDS encoding BON domain-containing protein; protein product: MSAYRVKSTLVRTTLVVGLVAGLAATLQGCVLAVGAAAGGGALVATDRRTLGAQTEDREIQVKAISQINDALGDGSHVNVAVFNRRVLLTGEVPDEASKQKAATIVRGINNVHALVNELTIGQPIDFSARTNDTYLEGRVKTALIAEKDLSANNFKVVAEGGAVYLMGLVTPDEGAQGANVASRVPGVSQVVKVFQYIEPSEAVAAAAAAASAPSASSPEAAAAPEGVTTGAVPDASVTSKPLDQQPPAPVSNSNVQPGSSQVVK
- a CDS encoding c-type cytochrome — encoded protein: MQRAVVVSVKTGARAVVAGSTLMVLTAAGAAHAAETPRGLQIAQRNACLGCHAIDRKLVGPSFQQVASRYKGNTQAQTMLEHKVKDGGSGVWGAIPMPAHPAMSDDDIRTVVDWVLAGAPLK